One Bombina bombina isolate aBomBom1 chromosome 5, aBomBom1.pri, whole genome shotgun sequence DNA segment encodes these proteins:
- the HOXA4 gene encoding homeobox protein Hox-A4 translates to MAMSSFLINSNYIEPKFPPCEEYAQNSYLHSQSPEFYERPREPGFEAPPEALYQGAGSYPEATYGYSHLPSSNEAGVIQDGMSPKGHSQPQQLLQSHVLRQPPQHCESLSNDTIHPEKNNTAGLKGKEPVVYPWMKKIHVNTVNPNYTGGEPKRSRTAYTRQQVLELEKEFHFNRYLTRRRRIEIAHTLCLSERQVKIWFQNRRMKWKKDHKLPNTKMRSANPSTSSHQSKILGHQHTDGSTAQLL, encoded by the exons ATGGCCATGAGTTCGTTTTTGATAAACTCCAACTACATTGAGCCTAAATTTCCGCCCTGTGAGGAGTATGCCCAAAATAGCTACTTGCACAGCCAGTCTCCTGAATTCTACGAGCGGCCGAGGGAGCCTGGGTTCGAGGCACCTCCCGAAGCTCTATACCAAGGTGCAGGCAGCTACCCTGAAGCCACCTATGGATATAGTCACCTACCATCGAGCAATGAGGCTGGGGTCATCCAGGATGGGATGTCCCCTAAAGGGCACAGCCAACCACAACAACTTCTCCAAAGCCACGTCCTCAGGCAGCCTCCTCAGCACTGTGAATCCCTGTCCAATGACACCATCCACCCTGAGAAAAATAACACTGCTGGGCTCAAAGGCAAAGAACCAGTAGTATATCCATGGATGAAGAAAATCCACGTCAACACAG ttaaTCCAAATTACACTGGAGGAGAACCCAAAAGGTCTCGAACTGCCTACACCAGACAACAAGTATTAGAGCTCGAAAAGGAGTTCCACTTTAACCGTTACCTTACCAGGCGTAGAAGAATTGAAATAGCCCACACTCTATGTCTATCTGAACGTCAGGTCAAGATCTGGTTTCAGAACAGAAGGATGAAGTGGAAGAAAGACCACAAACTGCCCAACACAAAGATGCGTTCTGCAAACCCATCAACATCCTCTCATCAGTCCAAAATACTTGGTCATCAGCATACAGATGGCTCAACAGCTCAATTATTATAA